The genomic stretch TACCCCCAATCAGACCTTGTACGGCTTGCTGCGTTATGGGGTAAAAATCAAGCCCGACCACAGTGAACACACCCGTACCATCCACCTGATTGACTGGGAAAATCCCACCCATAACGATTTCGCCATAGCCGAAGAAGTCACGATTAGCGGCAAGTATGACAAGCGCCCCGATATTGTGCTGTACGTCAACGGTATCGCACTGGGCGTATTGGAGCTGAAACGCGCTACCGTGGGTGTGGCGGAAGGCATTGCGCAAAATCTGGATAACCAAAGCAGCACCTTCATCCGCCCGTTTTTCACCACAATGCAGTTGGTGATGGCGGGCAATGACAGCGAAGGCTTGCGTTACGGCACCATTGAAACCAAATCCAAATATTATCTGGAATGGCGAGAAGAAAACCCCGCGTACAACCCGAAAACCGACAGCAAAGACCAACAATACTTGCCCCAATACAACTGCGGTACGGTAGAAAGCCCACTGGATTGCGCTCTGTTACGCATTGCCAGCAAACACCGTGTGCTGGAGCTCATCCACGACTTTGTAGTGTTTGACGCTGGCGTGAAAAAGCTGTGTCGCCATAACCAATATTTCGGCCTCAAAGCGGCGCAAGCCCGTATACACCAACGCGAGGGCGGCATTATCTGGCACACGCAAGGCTCAGGCAAAAGCCTGACCATGGTGTGGCTGGCGAAGTGGCTGCGCGAAAATGTTGATGGCAGCCGCGTGTTGATCATTACCGACCGCACCGAGCTGGACGAACAAATCGAAGGTGTGTTCAAGGGGGTCGACGAACACATTTACCGCTGCAACAGTGGGCGCGACATGCTGGGTGTGTTGCACCAGCCGATTGAATGGTTGATGTGCTCCCTGATCCACAAATTCGGCGCGGGCGAAGAGGGCAGCGAACAACAGACCAGCACCTTCATCAAGGAACTGCTGAGCAGTATCCCCAAGGACTTTTCCGCCAAAGGCAATTTGTTTGTATTTGTGGATGAATGCCACCGTACCCAGTCCGGCAAGCTGCACAAGGCGATGCAAAAGCTGTTGCCGAATGCCTTGTTTGTGGGCTTTACCGGCACGCCGTTGCTGAAAGATGACAAGCAAACCAGTATCGAAACGTTTGGCTCTTACATTCACACCTACAAATTTGATCAAGCGGTCAATGACAACGTGGTGCTGGATTTATGCTACGAAGCGCGGGACATTAGCCAATACGTGGGTAATAAGGCGAAGATCGACCTTTTTTTTGCGGAAAAAACCAAAAATCTCTCCAACATTGCCAAGGCGCGGGTCAAGCAAAAATGGCTGACCATGCAAAGCGTGCTCTCCAGCAAATCCCGCTTGCAGCAAATTGTGAATGACATTGTGCTGGATATGACCACCAAGCCACGTTTGGAGAGTCAGCACGGTAATGCCATGTTGGTGTGTGCAGATGTGTACCAAGCTTGCAAGGTGTATGAGTTGCTTGCGGCAACGGATGCCAGTCTGGCGGGTAAATCCGCGATTATCACCAGTTACCAACCCACGGCTGCCAGTATTAAAGGCGAGGGTGGTGACGAGGGCGACACCGAAAACCTGCACAAATACAAGATTTACCGCAAGATGTTGGCAACGTATTTCAATCAACCCGAAGATGAAGCCGTCAAACGCGTGGAGGAGTTCGAGAAAAAGGTCAAAAAGCAGTTCAAGGAACAACCTGCACAAATGCGCCTGCTGATTGTGGTGGATAAACTGCTGACAGGTTTCGACGCGCCATCGGCCACCTACTTGTACATCGACAAGAAAATGCAAAACCACGGGCTGTTTCAAGCTATTTGCCGCGTCAATCGTCTGGATGGTGAGGAAAAAACCTACGGCTACATCATCGATTACAAAGACCTGTTCAACAGCATCAAAGACGCAATGGGTGATTACACGGGTGGCGCATTTGCCGACTATGACAGTACCGATATACAAGACTTGCTGAAAAACCGCCTGAAACAAGCCAAGCTGAAACTGGAAGAAACCCGCGAAGCGATTAAAGCCCTGTGTGAACCCGTTGCGTTGCCGCGAGATACCAATGATTACCTGGCTTACTTCGTTGCCAGCAATCCGCTGAACCGTGACGAAGCCGAACAGAACGAAGCCAAACGCCTCGCATTCTACAAACTGAGCGGTGCTTATCTACGGGCGTATGCCGAGATTGCCGGGGAGTTGCAGGAGGTGGGCTATTCCGCCAGTGAAGCAGAAAAAATCCGGGTGGAAGTGCGCCACTATCACGACGCAAGGGAGGCGGTGAAACTTGCCAGTGGTGATTATAAGGATGCCAAAGACCTCGAACCCGCGATGCGTCACATCTTCGACCAGTTTATCCGCGCCGATGATAGCGATATGTTGGCAGACTTCGGCGACAAAGGTTTGATTGAAGTGTTGGTTGATAGTGGCATTGCCGCGCTGGAAAGCCGTTTGCCGGAAAGCGTGCGCAAAAGCGAAACAGCCGTGGCGGAAACCATCGAAAACAACATCCGCAAAAATATTAGCGATACTCGCAGCGTCAACCCGGCTTACTACGATAATTTGTCTGACTTGCTGGATGCCCTGATCCAACAACGTCAGACCGAAGTGCAGGAATACCAGCAATATCTGGAAAAGCTCAAGGCATTGGCAGAACAAATGCGCCAAAGCCAAATACCGCAAGATTATCCCACTACCCTCAAAACCCAAGCCATGCGCAACCTCTACGCGAATCTGGAGCGTGACGAAAGCCTGACGCTTGCCGTGCATGAAACCGTGATGAGCTACAAAAAAGCAGGCTGGACAGGCAATAATGCCGCCGCCCACATGAAAGAAAAGCGGGTTCGTCAGGCAGTCACGCGGGTAGTAGGCGAGGACTCTGCTACAGTAGAGGACTTGTTAAAGCTAATCAAAGCGCAGTATGAATACCACTAGCTCCTTGTCGAATCCTCTGTTTACTGTCAGTGACATTCCCGTGTATGTCACACGCAAAGCCATCAAAAATCTGCATTTAGGGGTATATCCACCGGATGGGCAGGTGCGGGTTTCAGCACCTGAGCATTTTAGTACCGACAATATCCGCCTCGCCGTGGTAACACGTCTGAAATGGATTAAAACCCAACAGCAACGTTTCCAGCAGCAACCCCGTCAAAGTCTACGTGAAATGGTGTCCGGTGAATCCCATTACCTATGGGGAACGCGCTATCGGTTGGAGGTGGTATATCAATCCGGCAAACATCAGATTGCGCCCAGAGGGGAGTTCCTGCACCTGAGCGTCACCCCCGGTACAAGCACCGCAAACCGCGAACGTTTGCTACACGATTATTACCGCCAACAATTGAAACAACGTATTCCCGTCTTATTGGAAAAATGGCAGCCGCGTATTGGAAAGCAAGTCACGGACTGGGGTATCAAACGCATGAAAACCAAGTGGGGAAGCTGCAATATCACTGAGCAGCGTATTTGGTTGAATCTGGAACTCGCCAAGAAGTCGCCGGAATGCTTGGAATATGTGTTGATACATGAATTGGCGCATTTGTTGGAGCGGCAACATAACGCCAATTTTACTGCACTCATGGATGAGTTCCTGCCGCAGTGGCGTAGCTTGCGGGGTCAGTTGAATGCAGAATATCTGTCTGCTGAAGTGTGGTAGCTTTTCGTCCCCCACACCGCAAAAATCGGATCAGATAACGCCGTTTCCCGGCTATGCGGATCGTCCGTTGGGCGTGGCAAACCCCGAACAGATTCCGTATGCAAGTCGCTGAATTGCGCAGTTTTCAGGAAATAATCCAACACCAGCCCCTGACGCTCGAAGGGGTGCATTTCCATCCACAAGCTGATGGCTTTGTTGGGGAACCAGCGGGTCGAAAACGCCATGATAACCTTGCCACCTGTTTTGACCACCCGCGCCAACGCCTGCATGACCGCCAGCGGTTGGGTGAGGTATTCGATGGAAACACTGCAAATCACCGCATCAAAACTGGCATCAGCAAAGGGGAGTTGCGGGTTTAGGTTCAAGTCGTGTACTACCCGCTGTTGCAGACGTGGGTTGGCGGCTAATTCGGCCTGATTCATGCCCAGCCCAGTGACGTGCAGCTCATTCAACTCATCCGGTAAATGGGAAACATGGCTGCTCATCAGATCGAGGATTTTCATGCCCGGTTGTAACAGTCGCCCGTAGAGTGCCGTCAGTTGCGCCCGTGCGGTTTTATCCAGATGGTTGACCAGACGGGGGGTGTGGTAGAACTGGGTGTCATCACGCTCATCCGCCCGCTTGAAGGGGTAAGTGCCGTAAAAGTCAGGGCTGACACCGGGGTAGGGTGCTTGCATTCCGGCGCCATTGGCACAGAGCAGCGCAGCAATATCCGGCCATTGCGCCTCCTCATAGGGAGCGCTCAAGCTCAGGGCATAGGCTGCCAGCGGGTGATTGGTATCCACCGTCAGGGTGTCAGCCGTTGCACCAATCAAGCGGAACGGGCGGAAATCGTTGCGGGCGCAATCCAGCGCTTCCCACGCATAGCCTTGCGGGTAAAAGCGCCCGACCTTGGGGTCGATGTTCAGGTGGCGTTGCTTGCCGTTAAACTGGTGACGCGGAAAGCTGACTGGCGGCTGGTTTGTCTGCAAGGGTGCGCAGGCTTCACCGGGGGCGTAGGTGATGCTGTTGTGTTGGGCGCAATGCCCTGCCATAATTTTGTTGGAAAACAACAGGTCACGGTGGGTTGCTACCGTGCTGTGCCAATCGAGTGTGAATTTATCCATTGTTTAATCACTTTGTTTCAGGTGGCGCGTTGCGGTCATCATGATGAGCAGGGCGAGCAATAACAGGCCAACACCGACCAGCAGGGCGTAATCTTCCATTTGCAACAACAGGTACAGCAAGCCGTACAAGGTGGCGAGCAGCAGGAAAATGAGTACCGTGCGGCGACTATTGTGCAGGATTGCCCCCATGTAAAAGGTAATGCTGAGCACAGTGGTGGAGGCAGCGGCAAGGTAGGCATAGAGGAAGCCGATGTGTTCCGCCAAAGCCAGCAGGATCAGGTAAAACAGCGAGAGTGCTACCCCGACGATGCCGTATTGCAGCACATGCAGCCGCCGTTTCAGGCTGATTTCAAACGCGAGGAACACCACGAAGGTCAGGGTGATGAACAGCGCCCCGTATTTGACAGCGCGGGTAATGCGTGAATACAGCGAAACAGGCTCGTACAGGCTGACCCCGGCGGTGGCTTCGCGTAAATCGTAAGCCTTGTCCTGCTGATCTTCCAGCACCCAGTATTGTGGGTAACTGCGCACCAGATGCGGGATGTCCCATTCGGCATGGAAACCTTCCTCGCCCACTTCGTGTTTGTCCGGCAACAATTCACCCTGAAAGCTGGGGTGAGTCCAAGAGGATGTCATGCGGATGGTAGTGTTTTCACCCAGCGGTGCAAACAACAGCCCGTCGCTGCCGCGTAAACTCAGGGTCAGCTTGAATTCATTGTTGGGGTTGCTGTCGGCGTTGACGCTCAGCGGTACGTGGAAACCGGTGGGCAACAGTTTGCTGATGCCGGTGCCGGGTTGCAGGCCGGTGCGCCCGTCATTCCAGAAAAAGTTGGAGGCGGTATCAATGGCGCGGGTGTCATCCAGCCCGATGGCGATGAAGGCTTTGTTCCACAAGATACGGCGTTCGCCTTCGCCGGATTGCAGCACGGCGGCGTGGTTGAATTTACCGGTAAGGCTGACGTTGGCGGTGTAAACCAGTGCGTCATAAATGCCGCGTTGACGGTGTTCCTCTTTCAGGTCAGCGCGGATTTCAAGATTTTCTGGTAACAAAATGGCGGTGCGGTCGTTGTAAATGTCTTTGCTGACCACCCGATTTTCGCCATTTTCATCGGTGACGGTATCGACGTTGGTGAAATGCTCGACATATGGCACGACCAATACCGGGCCGGTTAAGGTCTGTTTTTTACCCCATGACGCGGCAATATTATGCAATGCTTCCTGATAATAGGTATTGCGGTCGGTAACAACTTTTTCCGCCATGAGTAAGGGGATAAGCATCAGCAAACCCAGTAAAATGATCACAACGGTACGGAAGCCGAACGACTGCGACAAGCTGCGCATTCGGTAGTTTTGAAGAGGGGATGGGAGCTGCTCCGACATGTTTGTTATCCTGATATTGACGGCGCAGATAATAGCATGAAACGGGGTGTAGACTGACACCCCGTCATGCGAGTGTTTACTTGGCCTTACACTCGGTTTTGGTTCCGGCTACTTTGCCCGTGAGTTGCAGAAAGCCTTCAAACGGCCCCATGACTTTCATGGCTTCCATTTTTGGCCCGTCGAATTTCAGTTTGCCGGATGCCATCGCACCCATTGCACCACAACCGAACTTGCCTTCGCCCATGCAAGTCCAGTCTGCATCAGTAGCGTGCATCAGGTAGTCGTAGCTAGCGTCCATTTTCTTGCCATCGGGAGCGCCACCGTAACTGCATGTGGCTTTGTCGCCTTGCATAACAATGTTGAGCTGTACTTTGGTACTTTCACCACAATCGGTGCGGTACATTTGCACCAGTTTGTAGCCTCGTTTATTGTCGTTCTTAATCCAGGAATAGCCGTCAGCGTCCATCAGACCGCTGGTCAGATTGGCGTCTGCATTCCAAGCCGCGCAGGCTTGTTTTGCCCAAGCAGCATCCATGAATTCAACCGCATGGGCGGGTACGGATGCGATAAGCAACAGACTAGACACCAGTGTGATCTGTTTTAGCATGTAAAAAATCCTCCTCATTCTCATTTGTTTGAATTGCCAGCATTGAAAAGTGTAATAGTCATCATTGCAACACTTGACCATAAGGGTATAGCAGAGAATCCGTTGGTCTGCTAATTACACTTTTTCACTTATATTCAACACCGGTCAGCTTACAGTCACTTGGCATTTGACTTGCAAACTGTCACTATCAGATGAAGATAGTCATCTGGATATACAACCGCAGGGCAGTTACCTGCCCCCCGTATTCACCATGAAGGGGTATAATATGAGTAGCATTTTCAATCACTATCAGTCTCGATACGAAGCCTTACAAGAAGAAGAATACTCGTTGCAGGAGTATCTGGATATTTGCAAGCGCGACAATATGGCCTATGCCACCGCCGCTGAACGGCTGTTGTACGCCATCGGTGAAGCCGAGCTGGTCGATACGTCCCGCGACCCGCGCCTGAGCCGCATTTTTTCCAACAAAGTCATCCGCCGTTACCCGGCTTTTTCCGAATTCTATGGCATGGAAGAGTGCATTGAACAAATCGTGTCCTTCTTCCGTCATGCTGCGCAGGGTTTGGAAGAGAGTAAACAGGTTCTTTACCTGTTGGGGCCGGTGGGCGGTGGTAAATCTTCCCTCGCGGAACGCCTCAAAGCCTTGATTGAGAAAGCGCCCATTTACAGCATCAAAGGCTCGCCGATCAACGAATCCCCGCTGGGTTTGTTCACGGTGGAAGAAGATGGCGCGATTCTGGAAGAAGATTTCGGCATTCCTTCGCGTTACCTGAAAACCATTATGTCGCCTTGGGCAGTGAAGCGTTTGCACGAATTCGGCGGGGATATTACCAAGTTCAGAGTGGTGAAACGTTATCCTTCGCGCCTTAACCAGATTGCGGTTTCCAAGACCGAGCCGGGCGATGAAAACAATCAGGATATTTCGGCACTGGTGGGGAAAGTCGATATCCGCAAGCTGGAAGATTACCCGCAGAACGACACGGATGCTTACAGCTATTCCGGCGGTTTGTGCTTGTCAAATCAGGGCTTGATGGAATTCGTGGAAATGTTCAAAGCACCCATCAAGGTGCTGCACCCATTGTTGACCGCCACGCAGGAGGGCAACTTCAATGGCACGGAAAGCATTGGGGCTATCCCGTTCAGCGGGGTGATTCTGGCGCATTCCAACGAATCTGAATGGCAGACGTTCAAAAACAACCGCAATAACGAAGCCTTCATTGACCGTGTGTCGATCGTGAAAGTGCCGTATTGCCTGCGTGTGACCGAAGAAATCAAGATTTACGACAAGCTGCTATTCAACAGTTCCCTGGCTGCATCGCCGTGTGCGCCGGATACGCTGAAGATGTTGGCGCAGTTCATTATTCTGTCGCGCCTGAAAGAGCCGGAAAATTCCAGCCTATTTTCCAAAATGCGTATTTACGACGGTGAAAACCTCAAGGATATTGATCCCAAGGCCAAGACCATCCAGGAATATCAGGATGCCGGTGGCGTAGACGAGGGCATGAATGGCCTTTCCACCCGCTTCGCCTTCAAGATTTTGTCGAAAGTGTTCAACTACGATGCCACCGAAATCGCGGCTGACCCGGTGCATCTGATGTACGTGCTGGAACGCCAGATCGAGAAGGAGCAATTCCAGCGCGAACTGCAAGACCGTTACATCCGCTTTATCAAGGAATACCTTGCGCCGCGTTATGTGGATTTCATCGGCAAGGAAATCCAGACGGCTTACCTCGAATCGTATTCCGAATATGGTCAGAATCTGTTCGACCGTTACGTGACTTACGCGGATTTCTGGATTCAGGATCAGGAATTCCGTGACCCTGAAACCGGCGAATTCCTCGATCGTTCATCGCTCAATGCTGATCTGGAAAAAATCGAGAAACCGGCCGGTATCAGCAATCCCAAAGATTTCCGTAACGAGATTGTCAACTTCGTACTGCGGGCGCGTGCCAATAATGGTGGGCGTAATCCAGCGTGGACGAGTTACGAAAAGCTGCGCCGCGTCATCGAGATGAAAATGTTCTCCAGCACCGAAGACTTGCTGCCGGTCATTTCCTACGGGGCAAAATCCACGGCAGATGAACAGCGCAAACACAACAACTTCGTGGAGCGCATGATGAAACGTGGTTACACCGAAAAGCAGGTACGTTTGCTGGCTGAATGGTACTTGCGGGTACGCAAGTCGCAGTAATCGGTAACAACCATAAGGAGTGCCGTATGGCCTATATCGTTGACCGTCGACTGAACAGCAAAAACAAGAGTCTGGTGAATCGGGAACGCTTCCTCAAACGTTACCAGAAACAGATTCGCCGGGCGGTATCGGATGCTGTCAGCCGCCGCAACATCACGGATATGGAGCAGGGGGAGAGTATTACGATCCCCAAACGCGACATTTCCGAACCTGTGTTCCGTCATGGTGAAGGCGGTAAGCGTAGCATTGTGCATACTGGCAACAAGGAATTTGTCGAAGGCGACCGTATCCAGCGTCCACCCGGTGGTGCGGGTGGTGGTCGTGGTTCCGGGCAAGCTTCCGCCGATGGCGAGGGCATGGAAGACTTCGTGTTCCAGATCTCGCAGGAGGAATTCCTCGAATACCTGTTTGAAGATTTGGCCTTGCCCAATATGGTCAAGCGCCAGTTATTGAGTACGGATTCCTTTGACTATCACCGTGCGGGTGTTAGCGAAGTCGGTAATCCGGCGCAAATCAATATTGTGCGTTCGATGCGCAGTGCCCAAGGCCGCCGCATTGCCTTGCGTGGTAAGGAACGCCGTCGTCGCCGCGAAGTGTTGGCAGCACTCGAAGCGCTGGAGCAGGCAGGTGACAGCCCGGAAACGGAAGCCCAACGCTCGCTGCTAAAAGCTGAGTTGACCCACCTGAATGTGAAGATTCACGCGATTCCGTGGCTGGACGATTTCGACCTCAAGTACAACCTCAAAGTGAAAGTCCCGAAGCCGTCGCCAAAAGCGGTGATGTTTTGCGTGATGGACGTATCGGGTTCCATGACACAGGATATAAAAGACACCGCCAAACGGTTCTTTTTCCTGCTGTATTTGTTCTTGAAAAAGAACTACGAGAAGATTGAGGTGGTGTTTATCCGTCATCATACCCAAGCGCAGGAAGTGGATGAGAACACCTTCTTCTACGCCCGTGAAACCGGCGGAACGGTGGTGTCCAGCGCTTTGAACTTGATGGGCGACATCATTGAAGAGCGTTACTCCCCCAGCCAGTGGAATATCTACGTGGCGCAAGCCTCGGACGGTGACAATTGGCATGAAGATAACCAGCGCTGCCATGATGCCCTGATCAGCAATATTCTGCCCTTTGTGCAGTATTACACCTATATCGAAATTGGCGACCGTGATCCGCAAGGCTTGTGGCATCTGTATGAGCATTTGCAACGGGACTTTATGGATCGTTTTGCTATCCAGCGGGTGCGCAATAATGCGGAAATCTACCCGGTATTCCGTGAATTGTTTAAACGCCACACGGGTGAGGAGCTTGACTGATGACTGAGCATAATCCTGAAAAAGATTACCCTGAAAAACACTATATTTCGACCAGTTCGGAATGGACGTTTGCCACCATCGAAGCTTATGAGCGCGAGATTGCCCGCATTGCCCGCGACAAGTTCAAGCTGGATACCTACCCAAACCAGATTGAAATGATCCGCTCTGACCAGATGATGGATGCTTATGCGTCCATCGGGATGCCAGTGTTTTACAATCACTGGTCGTATGGCAAACACTTCGTCGACACTGAACAGAAGTACAGTCGGGGGCGCATGGGGTTGGCGTATGAAATCGTCATCAATTCAAACCCTTGCATTGCCTATTTGATGGAAGAAAATACCATGACGATGCAAGCGCTGGTGATTGCGCACGCGTGTTATGGGCATAACTCGTTCTTCAAAGGCAACTACCTGTTCCGAACTTGGACGGATGCCGAGGCCATCATTGATTACCTGATGTTTGCCAAGAAATACATCAGCCAGTGTGAGGAGCGTTACGGGGTAGAGCAGGTCGAGTTGTTGCTGGATTCTTGCCATGCCTTGATGAATTACGGGGTCGACCGTTATAAGCGTCCCGCCCCGATTTCAGCAGCGGAAGAACAAAACCGCCAGCAGGAACGTGAGCTGTATATTCAGCAACACATCAACGATTTGTGGCGCACTTTGCCGCACCGTGGACGTGAGCGCGAAGAAGAAAAGGCTGTTCGCCATTTTCCTGAAGATCCACAGGAAAACCTGCTGTATTTCATCGAAAAAAATTCGCCTTCACTGGACATTTGGCAGCGTGAAATCATCCGCATCGTGCGTAAGGTAGCGCAATATTTTTACCCGCAACGCCAGACGCAGGTAATGAACGAAGGGTGGGCGACGTTTTGGCATTACACCATCCTCAATGAGATGTACGACGAAGGGCTAGTGAACGAAGGCTTCATGATGGAGTTCCTCACTTCCCATACCAATGTGGTGATGCAACCCGGTTTTGATAGCCCGTATTACAGTGGCATTAACCCTTATGCCTTGGGTTTTGCGATGATGACTGACATCCGCCGTATTTGCGAAAACCCAACGGAGGAAGATAAGCACTGGTTCCCGGATATGGCGGGGAGTGATTGGTTGACCACGCTGGATCATGTGATGCGCAATTATCGCGATGAGAGCTTCATCCTGCAATTTATGTCACCGAAAATTATCCGGGATTTCCACTTTTTCGCGCTGGAAGACGATGACCGCAAAAACACCATCGACGTGACCGCGATCCACAATGATGAAGGTTATCGGCGGGTACGGGAAACCTTGTCCATGCAATACAACCTGAGCCAGCAAGAGCCGGACATTCAAATTTTCAAGGTGAATCTGCGCGGCGACCGTTCCCTGACCTTGCAGCATGTGCTGAATGAACGCCGCCCGCTGAATGGCGAGGTGAATGAAATGCTGCGCCACGTTTATCGGCTGTGGGGTTACGACGTACACCTGCATTCGGTGGAACCCGATGGGCGCACCGTGCGCAGTTACCATTTGGTGGGTGAGCACCAGAACTGATTCCACCCATACGGCTGCCAGCGTTTACTCGTTGCTGGTAGCTTCCCGCGCCATGTTCACCAGTTCGATGAGGGAGGTGGCGTGCATTTTATCCATCATGTGGCTGCGGTGAAACTCGACGGTTTTGATGCTAACGCCGAGTTTGCTGGCAATTTCCTTGTTGGAATGGTTGTCGATCACCAGTTCCATCACTTCGCGTTCGCGTTCGGTCAGATTGGCAATACGCGCCTGAATCATGGTCAGGCGGATGCGGGATTGCTGGTTGTCATTGTCCAGTGCCAAGGCTTCA from Thiothrix litoralis encodes the following:
- a CDS encoding SCP2 sterol-binding domain-containing protein — translated: MLKQITLVSSLLLIASVPAHAVEFMDAAWAKQACAAWNADANLTSGLMDADGYSWIKNDNKRGYKLVQMYRTDCGESTKVQLNIVMQGDKATCSYGGAPDGKKMDASYDYLMHATDADWTCMGEGKFGCGAMGAMASGKLKFDGPKMEAMKVMGPFEGFLQLTGKVAGTKTECKAK
- a CDS encoding class I SAM-dependent methyltransferase, with product MDKFTLDWHSTVATHRDLLFSNKIMAGHCAQHNSITYAPGEACAPLQTNQPPVSFPRHQFNGKQRHLNIDPKVGRFYPQGYAWEALDCARNDFRPFRLIGATADTLTVDTNHPLAAYALSLSAPYEEAQWPDIAALLCANGAGMQAPYPGVSPDFYGTYPFKRADERDDTQFYHTPRLVNHLDKTARAQLTALYGRLLQPGMKILDLMSSHVSHLPDELNELHVTGLGMNQAELAANPRLQQRVVHDLNLNPQLPFADASFDAVICSVSIEYLTQPLAVMQALARVVKTGGKVIMAFSTRWFPNKAISLWMEMHPFERQGLVLDYFLKTAQFSDLHTESVRGLPRPTDDPHSRETALSDPIFAVWGTKSYHTSADRYSAFN
- a CDS encoding YeaH/YhbH family protein; translation: MAYIVDRRLNSKNKSLVNRERFLKRYQKQIRRAVSDAVSRRNITDMEQGESITIPKRDISEPVFRHGEGGKRSIVHTGNKEFVEGDRIQRPPGGAGGGRGSGQASADGEGMEDFVFQISQEEFLEYLFEDLALPNMVKRQLLSTDSFDYHRAGVSEVGNPAQINIVRSMRSAQGRRIALRGKERRRRREVLAALEALEQAGDSPETEAQRSLLKAELTHLNVKIHAIPWLDDFDLKYNLKVKVPKPSPKAVMFCVMDVSGSMTQDIKDTAKRFFFLLYLFLKKNYEKIEVVFIRHHTQAQEVDENTFFYARETGGTVVSSALNLMGDIIEERYSPSQWNIYVAQASDGDNWHEDNQRCHDALISNILPFVQYYTYIEIGDRDPQGLWHLYEHLQRDFMDRFAIQRVRNNAEIYPVFRELFKRHTGEELD
- a CDS encoding PrkA family serine protein kinase — translated: MSSIFNHYQSRYEALQEEEYSLQEYLDICKRDNMAYATAAERLLYAIGEAELVDTSRDPRLSRIFSNKVIRRYPAFSEFYGMEECIEQIVSFFRHAAQGLEESKQVLYLLGPVGGGKSSLAERLKALIEKAPIYSIKGSPINESPLGLFTVEEDGAILEEDFGIPSRYLKTIMSPWAVKRLHEFGGDITKFRVVKRYPSRLNQIAVSKTEPGDENNQDISALVGKVDIRKLEDYPQNDTDAYSYSGGLCLSNQGLMEFVEMFKAPIKVLHPLLTATQEGNFNGTESIGAIPFSGVILAHSNESEWQTFKNNRNNEAFIDRVSIVKVPYCLRVTEEIKIYDKLLFNSSLAASPCAPDTLKMLAQFIILSRLKEPENSSLFSKMRIYDGENLKDIDPKAKTIQEYQDAGGVDEGMNGLSTRFAFKILSKVFNYDATEIAADPVHLMYVLERQIEKEQFQRELQDRYIRFIKEYLAPRYVDFIGKEIQTAYLESYSEYGQNLFDRYVTYADFWIQDQEFRDPETGEFLDRSSLNADLEKIEKPAGISNPKDFRNEIVNFVLRARANNGGRNPAWTSYEKLRRVIEMKMFSSTEDLLPVISYGAKSTADEQRKHNNFVERMMKRGYTEKQVRLLAEWYLRVRKSQ
- a CDS encoding M48 family metallopeptidase yields the protein MNTTSSLSNPLFTVSDIPVYVTRKAIKNLHLGVYPPDGQVRVSAPEHFSTDNIRLAVVTRLKWIKTQQQRFQQQPRQSLREMVSGESHYLWGTRYRLEVVYQSGKHQIAPRGEFLHLSVTPGTSTANRERLLHDYYRQQLKQRIPVLLEKWQPRIGKQVTDWGIKRMKTKWGSCNITEQRIWLNLELAKKSPECLEYVLIHELAHLLERQHNANFTALMDEFLPQWRSLRGQLNAEYLSAEVW
- a CDS encoding type I restriction endonuclease subunit R, whose amino-acid sequence is MSNVSDRERITQNRVVRLFQDKLGYEYLGNWEKRANNRNIEPDYLSAWLRKQNVSDALIDKTLQELARDNALGDGDNLYTPNQTLYGLLRYGVKIKPDHSEHTRTIHLIDWENPTHNDFAIAEEVTISGKYDKRPDIVLYVNGIALGVLELKRATVGVAEGIAQNLDNQSSTFIRPFFTTMQLVMAGNDSEGLRYGTIETKSKYYLEWREENPAYNPKTDSKDQQYLPQYNCGTVESPLDCALLRIASKHRVLELIHDFVVFDAGVKKLCRHNQYFGLKAAQARIHQREGGIIWHTQGSGKSLTMVWLAKWLRENVDGSRVLIITDRTELDEQIEGVFKGVDEHIYRCNSGRDMLGVLHQPIEWLMCSLIHKFGAGEEGSEQQTSTFIKELLSSIPKDFSAKGNLFVFVDECHRTQSGKLHKAMQKLLPNALFVGFTGTPLLKDDKQTSIETFGSYIHTYKFDQAVNDNVVLDLCYEARDISQYVGNKAKIDLFFAEKTKNLSNIAKARVKQKWLTMQSVLSSKSRLQQIVNDIVLDMTTKPRLESQHGNAMLVCADVYQACKVYELLAATDASLAGKSAIITSYQPTAASIKGEGGDEGDTENLHKYKIYRKMLATYFNQPEDEAVKRVEEFEKKVKKQFKEQPAQMRLLIVVDKLLTGFDAPSATYLYIDKKMQNHGLFQAICRVNRLDGEEKTYGYIIDYKDLFNSIKDAMGDYTGGAFADYDSTDIQDLLKNRLKQAKLKLEETREAIKALCEPVALPRDTNDYLAYFVASNPLNRDEAEQNEAKRLAFYKLSGAYLRAYAEIAGELQEVGYSASEAEKIRVEVRHYHDAREAVKLASGDYKDAKDLEPAMRHIFDQFIRADDSDMLADFGDKGLIEVLVDSGIAALESRLPESVRKSETAVAETIENNIRKNISDTRSVNPAYYDNLSDLLDALIQQRQTEVQEYQQYLEKLKALAEQMRQSQIPQDYPTTLKTQAMRNLYANLERDESLTLAVHETVMSYKKAGWTGNNAAAHMKEKRVRQAVTRVVGEDSATVEDLLKLIKAQYEYH
- the creD gene encoding cell envelope integrity protein CreD; this encodes MSEQLPSPLQNYRMRSLSQSFGFRTVVIILLGLLMLIPLLMAEKVVTDRNTYYQEALHNIAASWGKKQTLTGPVLVVPYVEHFTNVDTVTDENGENRVVSKDIYNDRTAILLPENLEIRADLKEEHRQRGIYDALVYTANVSLTGKFNHAAVLQSGEGERRILWNKAFIAIGLDDTRAIDTASNFFWNDGRTGLQPGTGISKLLPTGFHVPLSVNADSNPNNEFKLTLSLRGSDGLLFAPLGENTTIRMTSSWTHPSFQGELLPDKHEVGEEGFHAEWDIPHLVRSYPQYWVLEDQQDKAYDLREATAGVSLYEPVSLYSRITRAVKYGALFITLTFVVFLAFEISLKRRLHVLQYGIVGVALSLFYLILLALAEHIGFLYAYLAAASTTVLSITFYMGAILHNSRRTVLIFLLLATLYGLLYLLLQMEDYALLVGVGLLLLALLIMMTATRHLKQSD